One candidate division KSB1 bacterium genomic window carries:
- a CDS encoding DUF2283 domain-containing protein → MTKPNINYDEISDTLYISFFPGEKATGIELNDHILLRINEEEQKAIGITFFEYSILAQRTQFGPRSFPLSGLNQLSSKLKELVYAILTNPPVNEILSLSAYTPSSVEVIPITSIQLEPDSIA, encoded by the coding sequence ATGACGAAGCCAAATATTAATTATGACGAGATAAGCGATACACTTTATATTTCGTTTTTTCCAGGCGAGAAGGCGACAGGCATCGAGTTGAATGATCACATCTTATTGCGCATTAATGAAGAGGAGCAAAAGGCGATTGGAATTACTTTTTTTGAATATTCCATTTTGGCTCAAAGAACCCAATTTGGCCCTCGGAGCTTCCCTTTGTCAGGATTAAACCAATTGTCCAGCAAATTGAAAGAGCTGGTATATGCCATTCTTACCAATCCACCCGTGAACGAAATCCTTTCTCTATCGGCTTACACGCCATCTTCGGTTGAAGTTATCCCAATTACGTCGATTCAGCTTGAACCTGATTCAATCGCATAG
- a CDS encoding family 10 glycosylhydrolase has protein sequence MKFTLTFLINLSLLLNSTLSQDASQPTELRGVWLTNVDSQVLDSREGIREAMQFLADHNFNVVFPVVWNAARTIYASQVMDSIFGIRIDERFAGRDPLAEVIEEAHQRNIAVIPWFEYGFAAAHQKKPRTIFKLKPHWAARDNRGKILTKNGFQWMNPFHPEVQEFMLKLVKEVVTKYDVDGIQGDDRLPALPIEGDYSRYTDSLYRAEHDGQRPPKNFRDPDWQRWRADKLNAFGRRLYHEVKALKPGLIVSWAPSIYPWSYDEYLQDWPSWLSGGYADLVIPQCYRYELPAYRSTLDEIIPNFLKISPSDKIIFPGVLMNVGDYVMSEDYLLKVIEYNRLKGYQGEVFFFYEGLRKNNDRLAKALLKHFYQTPAKLPWL, from the coding sequence ATGAAATTCACTTTGACTTTTTTAATCAACTTATCTTTATTGCTCAATTCAACTCTTTCTCAGGATGCATCCCAACCCACTGAACTCCGTGGCGTCTGGCTGACCAATGTGGATAGCCAGGTGCTGGACAGTCGGGAGGGGATCAGGGAGGCGATGCAGTTTCTGGCGGATCATAATTTTAATGTGGTCTTTCCTGTAGTCTGGAATGCGGCCAGGACCATCTACGCCAGCCAGGTGATGGATTCGATATTCGGCATCCGCATCGATGAGCGCTTTGCAGGCCGAGATCCGCTGGCTGAGGTGATCGAGGAAGCGCATCAGCGGAATATTGCGGTGATCCCGTGGTTCGAATATGGCTTTGCCGCAGCGCATCAGAAAAAGCCTCGAACGATTTTCAAGCTCAAGCCTCATTGGGCGGCTCGGGATAATCGAGGAAAAATTTTGACCAAAAACGGTTTTCAGTGGATGAACCCCTTTCATCCCGAGGTGCAGGAATTCATGCTGAAGCTGGTCAAGGAAGTGGTTACAAAATATGATGTCGATGGCATCCAGGGGGATGATCGGCTGCCTGCGCTGCCCATCGAGGGCGATTATTCTCGCTACACCGATAGCCTCTATCGGGCAGAACACGATGGTCAGCGTCCGCCAAAAAATTTCCGTGATCCAGACTGGCAGCGCTGGCGGGCAGATAAGCTGAACGCTTTTGGCAGGCGGCTCTATCACGAGGTCAAAGCCTTGAAGCCAGGCTTGATCGTCTCCTGGGCGCCGAGCATTTACCCCTGGTCGTACGATGAATACTTGCAGGATTGGCCCTCGTGGCTCAGCGGCGGCTATGCCGATCTGGTGATCCCCCAGTGCTACCGCTACGAATTGCCTGCTTACCGATCCACACTGGATGAGATAATCCCAAATTTCTTGAAAATTTCTCCATCGGATAAGATCATTTTTCCAGGCGTCTTGATGAACGTGGGCGATTATGTGATGTCGGAAGATTATTTGCTGAAAGTGATCGAATACAATCGCCTCAAAGGCTATCAGGGCGAGGTGTTCTTTTTTTATGAGGGACTACGGAAGAATAATGATCGGCTGGCAAAGGCGCTGCTGAAGCATTTTTATCAAACGCCTGCGAAGCTGCCCTGGCTGTAG
- a CDS encoding metal ABC transporter permease, whose amino-acid sequence MVEIFGLPFMQFALIASVIIGTLCAFLGVYIVLKRMVFFSAAVAQVSTAGMALAFLLGLNPTFISLLVTMLAVLLFALRPSSEKIPPDSLLGISYVGAFALGILFIAKAAQGAEELQHLLQGNILTITSGQIYLLLVTFVIVGIIHLLFYRQFIFIAYDPAMAQTQGYHVTGWNLLLYFTLGLVISLGIKISGVLLIFSFLVMPAVTGLLVARKMRHIFLVAILSSLMSVVSGLYFSFQLDLPSGPTIVAVMLGLLLVAFGLRKK is encoded by the coding sequence ATGGTTGAGATATTCGGCTTGCCGTTCATGCAATTCGCACTCATCGCCAGCGTGATCATCGGCACCCTGTGCGCTTTTCTGGGAGTCTATATTGTGTTGAAACGGATGGTGTTTTTCAGCGCCGCCGTCGCCCAGGTGTCCACGGCTGGCATGGCGCTGGCGTTTCTTTTGGGTTTGAATCCTACCTTCATCAGCTTGCTGGTGACGATGCTGGCAGTGTTGCTGTTTGCGCTGCGGCCGTCCAGCGAAAAGATCCCACCCGATAGCCTGTTAGGCATCAGCTACGTCGGGGCGTTTGCGCTGGGAATTTTGTTTATCGCCAAAGCGGCTCAAGGTGCTGAAGAGCTGCAGCATCTGCTTCAGGGCAATATTCTCACCATCACGTCAGGGCAAATTTATTTGCTGTTGGTCACTTTTGTGATAGTCGGCATCATTCATCTGCTATTTTATCGGCAGTTCATTTTCATCGCCTACGACCCAGCCATGGCGCAGACCCAGGGCTATCATGTGACAGGCTGGAACCTGCTGCTCTACTTTACGCTGGGGCTGGTGATCTCATTGGGGATTAAGATAAGTGGCGTGTTGCTAATCTTTTCGTTTCTGGTAATGCCCGCCGTGACAGGATTGCTGGTAGCTCGAAAGATGAGGCACATTTTTTTGGTCGCCATTCTCAGCAGCCTGATGTCGGTAGTCAGCGGGCTTTATTTTTCGTTCCAATTGGATTTGCCATCGGGGCCGACCATTGTTGCGGTGATGCTGGGCTTGTTGCTGGTCGCTTTTGGCTTGAGGAAAAAATGA
- a CDS encoding ABC transporter ATP-binding protein, whose product MNHPEIEFKHVTLGYGKKIVIADLNCSIYPGDLLGIVGPNGSGKTTILKAILGILKPQKGQIIKSNGANGGKQRMGYVPQRGQLDEIFPFTVAEVVMMARYHQMGTLGRPRPIDRAKTQEALEHLGIADLKDTLYADLSGGQKQRTLIARALAAEPDILILDEPTEGLDLNSQLSIMELIRHFHEEHQLTVVLVSHHLNVVANYVRRIALLDQGCFQIGPRDEILTEANLQQLYDMPIRIKKDNGQIVILSGAIHG is encoded by the coding sequence TTGAATCATCCAGAGATCGAATTCAAACACGTCACCCTTGGCTACGGCAAAAAAATTGTTATTGCCGATCTGAATTGCAGCATCTATCCAGGCGATCTGCTGGGCATCGTTGGGCCGAACGGATCAGGCAAGACCACGATTTTGAAAGCCATTTTGGGGATTTTGAAGCCACAGAAAGGGCAAATTATTAAATCGAACGGCGCCAATGGGGGTAAGCAGCGGATGGGTTATGTGCCGCAGCGGGGACAATTGGACGAGATTTTTCCGTTTACGGTGGCTGAGGTGGTCATGATGGCCCGCTATCATCAGATGGGCACGCTGGGCCGTCCACGTCCCATTGATCGAGCCAAAACGCAGGAGGCGCTGGAGCATCTGGGCATTGCTGATTTGAAAGATACGCTGTACGCCGATCTCTCTGGTGGACAGAAGCAGCGGACGCTCATCGCCCGAGCCCTGGCGGCTGAGCCCGACATCCTCATCCTCGATGAACCCACTGAGGGGCTGGACCTCAATTCGCAACTGTCGATCATGGAGCTGATCAGACATTTTCACGAGGAGCATCAGCTCACGGTGGTGCTGGTCAGCCATCATTTGAATGTGGTAGCCAATTATGTGCGGCGCATCGCCCTACTGGATCAGGGCTGCTTTCAGATCGGACCGAGGGACGAGATCCTCACCGAGGCCAATCTGCAGCAGCTTTACGATATGCCTATTCGCATCAAAAAAGATAACGGACAGATTGTGATTCTGTCGGGAGCGATCCATGGTTGA